The DNA sequence TCCCAATCTTAAAGTCCCGATATCCGGGAATAACGAAATCGAGTGTAACAAAAAGACTGTGTGTGTCCTGAACGTCGGCAATAAACAGGCCGGCGGGTACCATGTTGCGCAATACGAAAAAAATAATCAGGTTTTTATCCGGATTGAATTTGAAATCGGGTTGAAATTTTTCAATCTCCGTGGCGTAAAACTCGAGAAAATAGTTTAAATATTTGGAATCCTTTTTTACCTCCAAAAGCGTGAAGTATTCCTTTGTCCCGAAGATCTGGATTAAAAAGTAGAGGTCAATCAAAACAATTAAAAAATTCAGAATCACAATTGGGTACGCATGAATCAGAAATCCGTAAAGCGTAAATGCAGCGGCTCCAATCAAATTTATGATACGCAATTTTAGAATCGAGCTCATCATGAGCGAAATGGCAACCAGAATGGAAGCAAAATAGCCAATCAATTCAAATGTACCGATGTGCATGAAAAAGGTGTCCTTTTTTATCGTTTAAGCCAACTCCGGGGAATGACAAAAAAAGAGAAGCCATCTAACATCCGCATGAGAGGGCTCGTCTCTAAGAGAGTTTTCCGCGCTTACACCGATTAGGCAATCCTCACTTGTTTGATGCAAAAGCCAAACTATCCGGCATAAATAAAATAAATTTGGCATAAAAATGCAAAGATAATTAAAATGACATAAATTTGAAAATCATTGCGGATGATTTCAAAATTCTATATATTATTATAAATATAAGAGGAAGATATGACTCCTAAGTATTCTGCTTTAATTATTAAGCTGAGTCAACTGGTTAAAATAGTTTTTATTGCCATTTTGATACTGATTGTAACGCTTTTGCACTACAGTACCAAAACATCTATGCCCCATTGGCACGAAGTCTACAAAACCCTCTATTTTATTCCGATTATTTTGGCTGCTTTCTGGTACGATCTGGCAGGTGCTCTCACGACCTCGCTAATTATTAGCCTGGTTTATCTTCCTCATGTTATTTTTCAATGGGGAGGAAGTTTCTCTTTCAATAGCAGCCGCATTTTAATGATTCTTCTCTATAATATTATTGCGCTGGTCACGGGCTATCTGGCTCAGCGAGAAAAACAAGAACGGGCGCGGTATCAGGAGGCAGCAGAAAAACTGGACGATTCGTATGAACGCTTGAAAGCACAGTCCGATCAACTCAGATTGATTGAAGAAAAGCTTCGTCAAACGGAAAGGCTCTCCACACTGGGGGAGCTGACAGCCAGTTTGGCTCACGAGGTCAGAAATCCGCTGGGGTCCATTAAGGGTGTGGCCGAAATTCTTTCTGAAGAGTATGCGGAATCGGGAAAGAATCGGGAGTTTGTGGATATTTTGCAGACGGAGGTTTCTCGTCTGAATGAAGTCGTAGGGAACTATTTAAATTTTGCCCGGACAAATCGTGTTCAAAAGAAGCCCACAAATATAGTTGAAGTCTTACAGTCCACACTGGCGCTGGTGCGGGTAAAGATAAACCATGCAGGCATCCGAATGCGCATTCACCTTCCGGAAGAGGAAGTACCTGTTTTGGGGGATGAGCATTTGCTGCGGCAGGCGCTTTTGAATCTTGTTTTGAATGCAATTAATGCCATGCCTAACGGAGGGGATTTGGCGGTAAATTTAAATGAAAAAGAAGAATTGGTCGAAATTTGTTTGAAGGATTCCGGTACAGGTATTCCCCGGAATAAGATGAAGGATATTTTTAGGGTATTTTATACCACTCGGGAATCCGGTACCGGATTGGGACTTCCGATTTCGAAGCGAATTATTGAAGAACATGGGGGAAAATTGCTGCTAAAAAGCGAGTATCAAAAGGGCACACAGGCCATTATTATTTTGCCCAAAATGACTGAAAACCATTCGTAAGATTTGTGATTTATTTTCAGGGTACATAAAATGATGAAATTATTACTTGTTGATGATGATGAGAGTCTGTGCCGGGTTATTGCGCACCAACTCAGGCAAATGGATTTTCAAGTGGATATCGCCTTTACGGGTGAGAAGGGACTGGCGCTATTTAAGGCCAACTCATATGACGTGATTCTTTCAGATATTAACTTGCCCGGGATAACCGGAATGGATGTTCTAAAGAGCGTCCGGGAGCGCGATAAAGAAGTTATTTTTATTTTGATTACGGCTTACGGCTCTGTAGAAAATGCCGTGGCGGCCTCTAAATTTGGCGCAGATGATTATTTAATTAAACCCTTTGGAAAAGAGGCCATGCGCTTTGTAATTGAGAAAGCGCTTCGTTTCAGACAACTCCGTCAGGAAAATCGCAGGCTAAAAATTGAACTCTCGCAAAAGTTTGGATTCGATGCGTTGGTAGGGAGAAGCCCCAAAATGGAGGCTCTTGTGCAAATGGCTTTTCGGATGGCCGCCAGCGATTCTACGGTTCTGATTTTGGGGGAGAGCGGTACCGGGAAAGAATTGCTTGCCAGGGGGATCCATGCCAACAGCGGCCGGCGGGAAGGCCCCTTTGTAACCGTAAATTGTCCGTCTATTCCTGAACAATTATTGGAAAGTGAGTTGTTTGGGCATGTGAAGGGAGCCTTTACAGGAGCGGTCAAAGACAGACGGGGCAAATTTGAAATGGCCAATGGCGGGACGTTGTTCCTGGATGAAATCGGGGATTTGAAATTTGATCTCCAGTCAAAGTTGCTTCGTGTTTTACAAGAACGGGAAATTGAACGGGTGGGCGAGAATAAGCCTATTCCTGTCGATGTGCGCATTATTGCGGCGACAAATAGGAATCTGGAGCAAATGATGAAAGACGGACAGTTCCGGGAGGACCTGTACTATCGCTTGCGTGTATTGCCCCTGGTTATCCCTCCTCTTCGGGAAAGAAAAGAGGACATCATCCCGCTTGTTCACCATTTTATCAAGAAGCATGGCAATGGCGTGGATTACAAAATTGACCCGGATGTTCTGGAGTTGCTGGAGAATTATGATTGGCCGGGAAATGTGAGGGAATTGGAGAACGTGATTGAACGTGCGGTTGTTTTGAGTGCCGATGGGCGAATTACATCGGATTTGCTTCCCGAGGAATTCCGTTTTCCTGCCCCCCATCGGATAAGCGGAGGTGAAGGGTCAAAATCGACTTTGCTGGAAGTAGAAAGGCAGGTTATTGAAGATGCGTTGCGCAAGGCTAACGGGAATCAGTCCAAAGCGGCCAAACTGTTGGGAATCCCCCGGCACGTCTTGCTGTATCGGCTGAAGAAATATGAGAAGGGATGAGAGAAAGCAGGATACATGCGTTCAGATAACATGCCTATATTCAAACGATCCATCAAATAAACGGTAAGAATAAGAACAGGCATCAAAAGGGGGAAGTCAAATCATTCTTGGATTTCTAAACGTGCAGCACTGACGTATCACTTTGGATTGATGAAATAATTACAATGAGCTTTGAATATTCTATGTGGGGGGCAAGAAATCTTTTGGCAGATCACGTCCTAAGATCGTTATAAAAATCAGTCTTAGATCAGAAAAGAAGTGGCGATTCTTAAGATAATGCGCTGAAAGTTTAATTTTATGGGGTAAAACCTTTTCCAAATAGTACTTTTCCCAATTCGATGATTGAGCCAATACCCTTTCTTCGTTTCTGTAAACCAGGGATGCCGGATCGGTCATTCCGGGTCTGTTTTGAAGTAAGAATTTATAATCATTTTTATAGAACTGAACATATTTTGGAACTTCTGGCCTTGATCCTACAAAACTCATCTCTCCCCGAAGAATATTAATGAGCTGTGGAAGCTCATCCAATTTATATTTTCTTAGAAGTTGACCCATCCTTGTTATCCGAGAATCGCCGGAAACGGTAATTGAGGCTCCGTTAATATCCCGTTCATTGACCATTGTACGGAATTTTAGGATATCGAACAAAATGAGGTTTTTCCCCACCCTTTTTTGTTTAAAAAAAACAGGCCCCCTGGAATCCAATTTAATAAACAATGCAATGAGTAAAAAGAGTGGCAGGAGTACAGCAAGTGAGATGAGTGAAACGACAAAATCAAAACTTTTTTGAATCAATTTTGCCTCGTCAAAATTGCAGATTTTTCATTTGATATTCCATGTCTGCCCACGGGATAATATTTTTTCTTCCTGTATATCTGAATAATCCTTAGTACCGATTTTATTACCCGATTAACTTCCGATTGTGTCATTCCCGGGAAGATCGGCAGAGAAATTGTGCGTTTATAAAGCCATTCTGAATTTGGAAAATCCCCTTTTTTATAATTGTACGTTTTTTTATAGAACGGATGGTGATAGAGAGGAATAAAATGCACGGATGTTCCGATACCGTCGTGAGCCAACTCCTGAATAAATTGATTCCGGCTGATGGTTAAGCGGTCAATATCTAATATAAGAGTAAACAAGTGCCAGGCATTGGTTATGCCGGAATTGGGCTTGTATGGGATAATTTCGCTAATTCCTTGAAAAGACTGTAGATACGCTCTGGCAACATCTCTTCGTTTTTTCCACATCCATTCCAATTTTCGCAGTTGTGCCAACCCCAAAGCTGCTTGAATGTCTGTCATATTATATTTAAAACCCGCGTCAACCACTTCATAATACCATGAACCGTTTGTTGAATAGCGCTTCCACACATCGGATGAAATACCGTGCAGGCGCGCTGTTCTAATACTTTCGGCCCATTCCTTGTTGTTTGTGGTTACCATCCCGCCTTCCCCAGTAGTCAGGGTTTTTGTGGCGTAAAAACTGAAGCAGGTCAAATCGCCAATTGTCCCAATTTTATTGCTGTTGTACCAGGCAGGTAAAGCGTGAGCCGCATCCTCAATAACTTTTAGGTTAAACTTTTTTGCGATCTTTTTTATGGCGTTCATTTCGCAAGGAATACCACCAAAATGCACAGGGATAATCGCCTTAACATTGCCTGGATCTGCTTTCTTTTCAAGTAATTTCGAAATGGCATGAGGGTCTATGTTCGCAGTGTCCTTCTCAATATCCACAAGAATTGGCTTGGCACCAAAGTAAGCGACCACTTCTCCAGTAGCCGTAAACGTAACTGCAGGGATCACGACCTCATCTCCCCTCTTGATACCGACAGCTTTCAGGGCCAAGTGAAGAGCCGCTGTCCCGGAATTGACGCTTATTGCCTCAGAGACACCAATATAATCAGCAAAAGCCTTTTCAAATTTGATGGTTTTGGGGCCCATGGTAAGCCAACCCGATCGAATAGAATCAATTACTTCGTTAATTTCTTCATCCGTAATATAGGGGCGGTGAAAGGGAATATTTTTCATTGAAGGTGTTCCTGTTTTATAGTCAGCATTTTTATTGACGTTGGCATCATGAATTTTCTAAAATACCAAAAATTATGTGATTTTTTTATGAATTATTTCTATATTGAAATACAAAATTGTAACTGCTCCGGTTTGTAGTCGTTAGATTCCTAAAGACTGTTAGTTGGGGATCACGCCACTGGTTAGAATTATATGGCTGTTTCGTATTAATATAGTGGTAATAAAATGGCATAAAATATGCAGGTAATTCCAGATGAATGCAATCGATTTGCGGCATTTTATTTATTATATCAAAAGAAAGAAGTTCGTATGAAAAAGAATAAAATTAAATATTACATAAAAGGCCAGATCTTTTTATTTATTTTATTTTTAAGTATCGCCCGCCCTATAGCTGCCAAAACCTATTTTATTGATCCAAACGGATCAAATCAAAATCCAGGAACGGAATCACTTCCTTTGGCTACATTTGAATATGCTATGAACGTTCTCCAACCCGGCGATGTGCTCTTGCTAAAAGACGGTGTCTATCGGCAAACATTGAATGTAACCCTTTCGGGAAAAGAAAATGCCCCCATCGCATTTCGGGCTCAAAATGATGGAAAGGCTGTCGTTGATGGTGAATATGTTCGCTCGGTATTGACCATTGTAGATCAGCATGATATTACGATCGGGGGCATTGTATTTAAGAATTCGAAT is a window from the Calditrichota bacterium genome containing:
- a CDS encoding DegT/DnrJ/EryC1/StrS family aminotransferase, with amino-acid sequence MKNIPFHRPYITDEEINEVIDSIRSGWLTMGPKTIKFEKAFADYIGVSEAISVNSGTAALHLALKAVGIKRGDEVVIPAVTFTATGEVVAYFGAKPILVDIEKDTANIDPHAISKLLEKKADPGNVKAIIPVHFGGIPCEMNAIKKIAKKFNLKVIEDAAHALPAWYNSNKIGTIGDLTCFSFYATKTLTTGEGGMVTTNNKEWAESIRTARLHGISSDVWKRYSTNGSWYYEVVDAGFKYNMTDIQAALGLAQLRKLEWMWKKRRDVARAYLQSFQGISEIIPYKPNSGITNAWHLFTLILDIDRLTISRNQFIQELAHDGIGTSVHFIPLYHHPFYKKTYNYKKGDFPNSEWLYKRTISLPIFPGMTQSEVNRVIKSVLRIIQIYRKKKYYPVGRHGISNEKSAILTRQN
- a CDS encoding sigma-54-dependent Fis family transcriptional regulator, coding for MMKLLLVDDDESLCRVIAHQLRQMDFQVDIAFTGEKGLALFKANSYDVILSDINLPGITGMDVLKSVRERDKEVIFILITAYGSVENAVAASKFGADDYLIKPFGKEAMRFVIEKALRFRQLRQENRRLKIELSQKFGFDALVGRSPKMEALVQMAFRMAASDSTVLILGESGTGKELLARGIHANSGRREGPFVTVNCPSIPEQLLESELFGHVKGAFTGAVKDRRGKFEMANGGTLFLDEIGDLKFDLQSKLLRVLQEREIERVGENKPIPVDVRIIAATNRNLEQMMKDGQFREDLYYRLRVLPLVIPPLRERKEDIIPLVHHFIKKHGNGVDYKIDPDVLELLENYDWPGNVRELENVIERAVVLSADGRITSDLLPEEFRFPAPHRISGGEGSKSTLLEVERQVIEDALRKANGNQSKAAKLLGIPRHVLLYRLKKYEKG
- a CDS encoding sugar transferase — translated: MQKSFDFVVSLISLAVLLPLFLLIALFIKLDSRGPVFFKQKRVGKNLILFDILKFRTMVNERDINGASITVSGDSRITRMGQLLRKYKLDELPQLINILRGEMSFVGSRPEVPKYVQFYKNDYKFLLQNRPGMTDPASLVYRNEERVLAQSSNWEKYYLEKVLPHKIKLSAHYLKNRHFFSDLRLIFITILGRDLPKDFLPPT
- a CDS encoding sensor histidine kinase, with the translated sequence MTPKYSALIIKLSQLVKIVFIAILILIVTLLHYSTKTSMPHWHEVYKTLYFIPIILAAFWYDLAGALTTSLIISLVYLPHVIFQWGGSFSFNSSRILMILLYNIIALVTGYLAQREKQERARYQEAAEKLDDSYERLKAQSDQLRLIEEKLRQTERLSTLGELTASLAHEVRNPLGSIKGVAEILSEEYAESGKNREFVDILQTEVSRLNEVVGNYLNFARTNRVQKKPTNIVEVLQSTLALVRVKINHAGIRMRIHLPEEEVPVLGDEHLLRQALLNLVLNAINAMPNGGDLAVNLNEKEELVEICLKDSGTGIPRNKMKDIFRVFYTTRESGTGLGLPISKRIIEEHGGKLLLKSEYQKGTQAIIILPKMTENHS